A genome region from Glutamicibacter arilaitensis Re117 includes the following:
- a CDS encoding Lrp/AsnC family transcriptional regulator, which produces MAAEAELKLDDVDHAILAELTSDGRQSVTTVAQKVHVSRAHAYSRIAKLQDAGVITRYTAVIDPVKAGLKASAYVTLKLRQHSWRELRDHLASIPEVHHVGLVGGNFDVILLVRAKDNLDLRRVVFEQLQSLPTVLDTQTLLIFEDTDTR; this is translated from the coding sequence ATGGCCGCGGAAGCGGAGCTAAAACTCGATGATGTCGACCATGCGATCCTCGCTGAACTCACCAGCGATGGACGCCAGTCGGTCACCACCGTGGCACAAAAGGTGCATGTATCGCGTGCACACGCCTATTCCCGTATCGCCAAGCTCCAAGATGCCGGGGTGATCACCCGGTATACGGCGGTGATTGATCCGGTCAAGGCTGGTCTTAAGGCCAGCGCCTACGTGACGCTGAAACTCCGCCAGCATTCTTGGCGCGAGCTGCGCGACCACCTTGCGTCGATTCCCGAGGTTCACCATGTGGGCCTGGTGGGCGGCAATTTCGATGTGATCTTGCTGGTCCGTGCCAAAGACAATTTGGATCTGCGCCGCGTAGTTTTTGAACAACTGCAGTCTTTGCCTACGGTCCTAGATACCCAGACCCTGCTGATCTTCGAAGACACCGATACCCGCTGA